Part of the Saccharomyces paradoxus chromosome XI, complete sequence genome, TCTTTCCGAATCCTACGAGCAACCCAGTGCAGATATTCAAGGACTCTATAGGCGTATAAAAAAGCGAGAACATGTCGAAGAAATTTAGCTCAAAAAACTCCCAAAGATATGTGGTGGTGCACAGACCCCATGACGATCCTTCATTTTATGATACAGATGCATCTGCACATGTTTTGGTTCCTGTCTCCAATCCAAATAAGCCTTCTACAGAGGTGGATCTTCGAAAACAAGATGTGGGTTTGAAAAAACCAAAGGAGAACAAAGCTCACGTTGGGGAAGCTGCCTTATATGGTATTaattttgatgattctgAATATGATTATACACAACATTTGAAGCCAATAGGCCTTGACCCTGAGAACTCCATCTTCATAGCCTCCAAGGGCAAAGAACAGAGGgtgggaaaaaaaaatattgaagatTTATTCATCGAACCTAAGTATAGACGTGATGAGATTGAGAAGGATGACGCACTACCTGTTTTTCAACGAGGCATGGCCAAGCCAGAATATTTACTGCACCAACAAGATACCACCGATGAGATTAGAGGTTTCAAACCTGATATGAATCCCGCATTAAGGGAGGTACTGGAAGCGTTAGAAGATGAAGCGTATGTTGTTAATGATGACGTTGtagttgaagaaatcagtAAAAAGGCACAAATCCAGAGCGATGACCttggagaagaagaaaatgaagatgatatttttgcaCAACTACTAGGAAGCGGTGAGGCGAAGGATGAAGACGAATTTGAGGACGAATTTGATGAATGGGACATCGATAATGTAGAAAATTTCGAGGATGAACACTACGTGAAAGAGATGGCacaatttgataaaatcgAAAACCTGGAAGActtggaaaatattgattACCAAGCTGATGTTCGAAGATTCCAAAAGGATAAATCTACTCTAGAAAAGTATAATTCGGATGATGAGTTTTCTAATGCCGGTTTAGAAAGTGTCAATCCCTCTGAAGAGGAGGACATATTGGGTGAGCTGCCCTCTATCCAAGCCAAAAGCAAGACAGGGAAGAAGAACAGAAGGAGCCGTCAGAAGAAGGGTGCCATGTCTGATGTGTCCGGATTTTCTATGAGTTCAAGTGCCATTGCGCGTACAGAGACGATGACAGTGCTGGACGATCAGTACGATCAAATCATCAACGGTTACGAAAACTACGAGGAAGAACTAGAAGAGGACGAAGAACAGAATTATCAACCGTTTGACATGTCAGCAGAAAGATCTGACTTCGAGTCAATGCTTGATGACTTCTTGGACAACTACGAACTAGAGAGTGGTGGCCGTAAACTGGCTaaaaaggatgaagaaattgaaagacTGAAGGAAGCAGCAGACGAAGTTAGTAAAGGTAAACTGTCTCAGAGGAGGAATCGTGaaaggcaagaaaaaaagaagcttgAGAAAGTCACCAATACACTAAGCAGCTTAAAATTCTAGAGAAATAGCATAAGATGAGAAAGCAATTACAATATAAGAAGTATGTAGACATGTATACTTGGCCAAATAACAAACAATTCATGCCAAAAAATGTGCAATATTCCGGGTAAGAAATATCGAGCGCGGCGGTGCTGTTTGTGGATTTCGGAGAAAGGGGGCGGAGGAAGGAGGTCgatttattattattcaaaatgtTAATGTTTTGATATAAAGAACACCGGTGTTTGTTACTTTAGAAAGTCCTTCAAATTTATAACCATTGGACTTACTGTCTTGTCTTAATCTTCGTATTCCAGAGATATTGTACATCTAACGAGGAaagtaaatatatatatattaatagcaagaagaaaatgtcTAACGAAATTGAATTACTGCAGAAGCAAGTCTCTGAATTGCAAGATTTGGTCAAGAAGCAAAGTCTAATTATCTCGAAGACTGGAGAACGTGTCCTGGAGTTGCAATTAGCTAAACAAAAGCATGACGTGTCCGATTTTGACTcgaaattttccaaatccaTCTCGAAGAAATCAGGGTCCACTACCCAATTCGATGCCACTGATTTCGCCACAAACGAAGACCTGGTGGAATTAGTCAAGGAACTACAGGGTGAGCTGAATTTCATCGAGGAAAGATCCATCAGAAGACTTGTCaactctttgaaaaaggagGAAGATGACGTTATAGCGCCGCTACCTAATGCAGATGGTGATATCCCCGCCATTTCAGACGGTGTGTTCCCTAAGTCGTTGAAGGAATTTAAAGACATCTCAGACTTGAAGCTGATAAGACTCGCCAAATTCTACGAAAGATTGCCACCAACTTTAAAGGAACAGGAAGATTTCGAAAACTTCCTAGAAGGTAAGGTGGAGGCCTTTCATATTAACGAGACCACTGACGAAGAGATCTCCAaggaattggaaaaattctcCAAAGATGAGCTAGATGATGCATTTAATGACGTTGCACGTTATCTAGGTCTCTCCCTTAGAAGAGGAACCGAAATATGGTaggcaaaaaataaaaaaatggaaaaagaacgaaGTAAGAGGACTTGAATTTCAGATCTTTCTCtcatatatgtatatatatatatatatatatatatatatatatatatatgcatagTTTAGAGTACACTATAACAGGGTTCTTTAAATGAAGGCTATGTTTATGATATTACCGCCGTATCGCAGTGAAAGGATGTTATAGCGAtgaaaaaacaagaaagaaattgaaagtttttctccttcaaaaatgtttttatttgtCGTTTTTGTTCGAATTCTGTATACTAGCAGACTTCTATATATTACTACGTTGTATACCATCCTCTATTCTTAAGCATCATCTACCTTTTGACCAAGTCCGTTCTGATTGGCTGCGGCAGCCCGCTCCTTTTTCCGCTCTAAGAGTTTGGTACTGATATAAATGTTCATTGATACTACGCCATCCAGATCCCCGCATATAAGTCTCAGAAACAGTCAAAAATTACCAATCATAAGCCTACGAATAATAAATGATGTCTGCAATGATGGTCAAGCTAGGACTGAATAAGTCGGTTTTACTACTGAAACCTTCTGTCTTCTCAAGAGCAGCTACTTTGAGCTCCTCGAGGAGGCTGCTTTTCAATACAGCCAGAACAAGTTTCCTTTCTACCTCACCATTGAAGAATGTTGCGACTGAAATGAACACTAAAGCAGCAATTGCTGAAGAGCAGATATTAAACAAACAAAGAGCAAAGAGACCTATTTCTCCACATCTGACCATTTACCAGCCGCAACTAACCTGGTACCTGTCATCTTTTCACCGTATCTCGTTAGTACTCATGGGGCTAGGCTTCTATTTGTTTACTATACTCTTTGGGGTGTCTGGTTTATTAGGCCTTGGATTGACTACTGACAAGGTGTCTAATTGGTACCATCaaaagttttccaaaatcaCGGAATGGTCCATCAAGGGTTCCTTTGCTTACCTATTTGCTATTCACTATGGTGGCGCCATTAGACACTTGATTTGGGATGCAGCTAAGGAATTGACATTAAAGGGCGTTTACAAAACTGGTTACGCACTTATTGGCTTCACCGCCGTTCTCGGTACTTATTTATTAACTTTATGATTCTTGAAAGCGACGTACGTGTTTCTATACATAtgtaaaaataacaaattatatatacatactTATATATGACCCAATACCGCacttatttattctttaaGCTTTATAGTCCAGGTTCCGAATAATACaaaccaattttttactGGGGgtacattttttgaatttcttttctgcaaagaacaatagagaaaataaaaggaaCGAACAAGAGCAGGATAGGAAAAAGATAGAGTAAAAACAACCAAATTGAAACAAAGATAAGTGACTTCGCAGGTCTCAAGGTAATTATTTTCCGAATACTAGTCGAGGTTATTATTGATTACTtggaacaaaaagaaaagcaaatataAGCCGTTCATTTGTCCCTTGTATAAACTGAAGACAAGAAGAGCCATTTTCGAGCAATAACCAGGTGTGCAGGGAGATTAAGAAGTAAGaggaaagaaaacaatCTGTAGAAAACCTCGTTATTATAATTGATACTGATAAAAACGGTCCTTTGGCACAATGTACTTCCCCTTTTTAGGCAGATTATCAATAACGGATTATATCATAGTCGTCTTAGTGTACATCGAAAGCATTATCTCATCAGTCCTTAAACTTATACCACAACCAATGATTAACCTTTTCGAATGGCTGATAAACTTCTCAACGTGCTCCGATGACAATACCATCGAAGAAAAGTTAAGGGCAGCTCCAACTATTCATGAAATGTGtgcaatttttgatatatctGTTGAAGATCATTTAGTAAGAACTGAAGATAATTACATCTTGACATTGCATAGAATCCCACCAATTTCTAAAAACAGGTTTAATAATAAGGTGGTCTACTTACATCACGGTCTTTTAATGTGTTCTGATGTTTGGTGTTGTAATATTGAGAGACATAAAAACTTGCCGTTTGTGTTGCATGATTTGGGTTACGACGTCTGGATGGGTAATAATAGAGGTAATAAATACTCAACTGCTCACTTGAATAAACCACCAAAATCGAACAAGTTTTGGGATTTTTCTATTGACGAATTTGCGTTTTTTGATATTCCAAACTCGATTGAGTTCATCTTAGATATAACAAAAGTGGACAGGGTCATTTGCATTGGATTTTCCCAGGGTTCTGCCCAAATGTTTGCAGCATTTTCGTTAAGTGAAAAGCTGAATCGAAAAGTTTCTCATTTTATAGCTATTGCCCCTGCTATGACCCCAAGGGGCCTGCACAACAGAATTGTTGATACTTTGGCAAAATCATCGCCCGGTTTTATGTATCTTTTCTTCGGTAGGAAAATTGTATTACCTTCCGCTGTCATTTGGCAAAGAACTTTACATCCAacacttttcaatttgtgTATCGATATTGCAAACAAGATTCTCTTCAATTGGAAATCCTTTAACATTCTACCGAGACAAAAAATTGCTTCTTACGCAAAACTTTATTCAACCACCAGTGTAAAATCTATCGTTCATTGGTTCCAAATATTAAGatctcaaaaatttcaaatgtTTGAAGAGTCTGATAATATGCTGAATTCTTTGACTAGGCCTTACCAAATTGCTAATTTTCCCACTAGgacaaatataaaaatccccattcttttaatttatgGTGGCATAGATTCTTTGGTCGATATTGAtgtgatgaaaaaaaatttacctTTCAACTCCGTTTTTGATGTAAAGGTCGATAATTACGAACATCTAGACTTGATTTGGGGTAAAGATGCTGATACATTAGTTATCGCTAAAGTCTTAAGATTTatcgaatttttcaaccCTGGAAATGTTTCATTGAAGACTAACCAGTTACTACCATCTGCAAGTCTGGTTGAGGAATTGCCAAGCACGACATGGAAGACATCTCACCCAACGCATGGTCTCAGCTATAAAACTCATTCAGCAGATCGTTCTCCGTTGTCTGTACAGGCTGATGAAGTGAACGAAAACATTAATAGTGACAATGCCAGGTTCTTGAGACGAGTGTTCTCTACTAGTGCTATAGACGAGGACAACGGAAACGACCACCAAGATGATACGGAAGATGAAATCCACAAGGAGCAGCAAAGACGACTAAGTGCTTATTTGGAATCATCCAACGATTTACGACAACTTGATGCTAACTCTTCAGCTACCGCCCTAGATGgtttaaataaagaatgaaaaggaTGCGAGAGAAACCCTATtaaagtattttttttggcctAGGACAATAACACCAGCGCTAATCTAAAAATTAATTCACCAAAGAAATAGTATACGTATGTTTGATATACAATAAATAGATGTTATAAGTACTCATTGCTAACCTCATTCTTGTGCCCGCTGGAAGGGAGTGAAGTAATTGACTTCCTTTTGGCGTTGTTCTTATTTGGGTTAAAAAGGTCACGTGtagctttattttttccattttttttttcactgatggaagagaaaaacCTCTACATAATAAGGTAGCTTTGCATATTGATTGCCAATGAGACGTTAAAATGGACAGTTCagataataaaatacaTTTAGggaaaaagagaaaacttCATCAGTGTATTTATTCACCGTGCATACTAGCTTTTTTGgagtttttttgttccattAATACTTTTCAAGAACATATTTTGTAAATAAAACTAATTCTAACATTATATTTTACGCTAGAATAACTGAAGGACCATACAGCATAAGTTATTCATTGATAATGTCCTACAATAATGGCAACACTTATTCAAAGAGTTATAGTAGAAATAATAAGAGGCCCTTGCTCGGAAAGAGGTCGTCACATCCTCAGTCCCTAGCGAGGCCACCGCCACCAAAGAGAATACGGACTGGTAGTAGTTATCAGTCAACTACAGATAATATTTCGTCTCATAGGCTAAATTCAAGTGATCAACCAGGTGCTACGAAAAGTCGTAGTAACAATAACTTATCTCGCTATAACGATGCATCTTTTCAAACAAATTCCAGATATCAAGGTTCAAGatacaataataacacaTCGTATGAAAATAGGACTAAAAGCATGAAAAGGGATGAAACAAAAGCCGAATTCCTATCTCATTTACCAAAGGGGCCTAAATCTGTCGAGACATCAAGATATAATAATTCATCCATcactaataataatgatataaaaaatggcaaCTATGCGTCAAAATACTACAACCACAAAGGCCAGGAAATACGGTCCGTGATGACTAAGAAAGTGCCAGTTTCAGTTCTAAGGCAGCAAAGGAGCACTTcaatttatcaaagaatAATGCAGGTGGGAGAGGGAACCTATGGTAAAGTTTACAAggcaaaaaatacaattaCAGAGAAGTTAGTGgcactgaaaaaattgagattACAGGGTGAGAGAGAAGGCTTTCCTATAACCTCTATACGAGAGATTAAATTATTACAAAGTTTTGATCATCCAAATGTCTCTACTATAAAGGAAATAATGGTCGAATCTCAAAAAACCGTATACATGATATTTGAGTACGCTGACAATGACTTGAGTGGATTACTATTAAATAAGGAAGTTCAAATTTCTCATTCGCAATGCAAACATCTCTTCAAACAATTGCTGTTAGGAATGGAATATCTGCATGATAATAAGATTTTACACCGTGATGTCAAAGGTTCTAATATCTTAATCGATAACCAGGGAAATCTAAAGATAACAGATTTTGGGCTAGCAAGGAAAATGAACGCCCGGGCCGACTACACCAATCGCGTCATTACGTTGTGGTACAGACCACCAGAACTATTGTTGGGGACTACAAAATATGGAACGGAAGTTGATATGTGGGGTTGTGGCTGCCTCCTAGTGGAATTATTCAACAAAACTGCAATTTTCCAAGGCTCTAATGAATTAGAACAAATAGAATCAATCTTCAAAGTTATGGGGACTCCTACAATAAATAGCTGGCCAACGCTTTATGATATGCCGTGGTTTTTTATGATTATGCCACAACAAACTACCAAATATACTAACACTTtctctgaaaaatttgaaagcATTTTGCCATCTGCAAAATGTCTACAATTGGCGACTAATTTGTTATGTTATAACCAGGCGAAAA contains:
- the LTV1 gene encoding ribosome biogenesis protein LTV1 (Component of the GSE complex~similar to YKL143W), coding for MSKKFSSKNSQRYVVVHRPHDDPSFYDTDASAHVLVPVSNPNKPSTEVDLRKQDVGLKKPKENKAHVGEAALYGINFDDSEYDYTQHLKPIGLDPENSIFIASKGKEQRVGKKNIEDLFIEPKYRRDEIEKDDALPVFQRGMAKPEYLLHQQDTTDEIRGFKPDMNPALREVLEALEDEAYVVNDDVVVEEISKKAQIQSDDLGEEENEDDIFAQLLGSGEAKDEDEFEDEFDEWDIDNVENFEDEHYVKEMAQFDKIENLEDLENIDYQADVRRFQKDKSTLEKYNSDDEFSNAGLESVNPSEEEDILGELPSIQAKSKTGKKNRRSRQKKGAMSDVSGFSMSSSAIARTETMTVLDDQYDQIINGYENYEEELEEDEEQNYQPFDMSAERSDFESMLDDFLDNYELESGGRKLAKKDEEIERLKEAADEVSKGKLSQRRNRERQEKKKLEKVTNTLSSLKF
- the MRP8 gene encoding Mrp8p (similar to YKL142W); protein product: MSNEIELLQKQVSELQDLVKKQSLIISKTGERVLELQLAKQKHDVSDFDSKFSKSISKKSGSTTQFDATDFATNEDLVELVKELQGELNFIEERSIRRLVNSLKKEEDDVIAPLPNADGDIPAISDGVFPKSLKEFKDISDLKLIRLAKFYERLPPTLKEQEDFENFLEGKVEAFHINETTDEEISKELEKFSKDELDDAFNDVARYLGLSLRRGTEIW
- the SDH3 gene encoding succinate dehydrogenase cytochrome b subunit SDH3 (Subunit of succinate dehydrogenase and of TIM22 translocase~similar to YKL141W), whose amino-acid sequence is MSAMMVKLGLNKSVLLLKPSVFSRAATLSSSRRLLFNTARTSFLSTSPLKNVATEMNTKAAIAEEQILNKQRAKRPISPHLTIYQPQLTWYLSSFHRISLVLMGLGFYLFTILFGVSGLLGLGLTTDKVSNWYHQKFSKITEWSIKGSFAYLFAIHYGGAIRHLIWDAAKELTLKGVYKTGYALIGFTAVLGTYLLTL
- the TGL1 gene encoding sterol esterase (Steryl ester hydrolase~similar to YKL140W), which encodes MYFPFLGRLSITDYIIVVLVYIESIISSVLKLIPQPMINLFEWLINFSTCSDDNTIEEKLRAAPTIHEMCAIFDISVEDHLVRTEDNYILTLHRIPPISKNRFNNKVVYLHHGLLMCSDVWCCNIERHKNLPFVLHDLGYDVWMGNNRGNKYSTAHLNKPPKSNKFWDFSIDEFAFFDIPNSIEFILDITKVDRVICIGFSQGSAQMFAAFSLSEKLNRKVSHFIAIAPAMTPRGLHNRIVDTLAKSSPGFMYLFFGRKIVLPSAVIWQRTLHPTLFNLCIDIANKILFNWKSFNILPRQKIASYAKLYSTTSVKSIVHWFQILRSQKFQMFEESDNMLNSLTRPYQIANFPTRTNIKIPILLIYGGIDSLVDIDVMKKNLPFNSVFDVKVDNYEHLDLIWGKDADTLVIAKVLRFIEFFNPGNVSLKTNQLLPSASLVEELPSTTWKTSHPTHGLSYKTHSADRSPLSVQADEVNENINSDNARFLRRVFSTSAIDEDNGNDHQDDTEDEIHKEQQRRLSAYLESSNDLRQLDANSSATALDGLNKE
- the CTK1 gene encoding cyclin-dependent serine/threonine protein kinase CTK1 (Catalytic (alpha) subunit of C-terminal domain kinase I (CTDK-I)~similar to YKL139W); the protein is MSYNNGNTYSKSYSRNNKRPLLGKRSSHPQSLARPPPPKRIRTGSSYQSTTDNISSHRLNSSDQPGATKSRSNNNLSRYNDASFQTNSRYQGSRYNNNTSYENRTKSMKRDETKAEFLSHLPKGPKSVETSRYNNSSITNNNDIKNGNYASKYYNHKGQEIRSVMTKKVPVSVLRQQRSTSIYQRIMQVGEGTYGKVYKAKNTITEKLVALKKLRLQGEREGFPITSIREIKLLQSFDHPNVSTIKEIMVESQKTVYMIFEYADNDLSGLLLNKEVQISHSQCKHLFKQLLLGMEYLHDNKILHRDVKGSNILIDNQGNLKITDFGLARKMNARADYTNRVITLWYRPPELLLGTTKYGTEVDMWGCGCLLVELFNKTAIFQGSNELEQIESIFKVMGTPTINSWPTLYDMPWFFMIMPQQTTKYTNTFSEKFESILPSAKCLQLATNLLCYNQAKRFTATEALQSEYFKEEPRPEPLILDGLVSCHEYEVKLARKQKRSNISTSTGNKGNNSNNNTNDDDDK